A genomic segment from Methanoplanus limicola DSM 2279 encodes:
- a CDS encoding transposase, whose amino-acid sequence MDKHLILQVIPLFRDSTNLTAIKNCVDLIYGYGFKIKSLMLDREFYSAEIFSYLKESEIPHIVPVKKNSDELKRQLKGKKSKSFEYVINAKSKNKLKCKVKIVDRVIYMKGKKGKKGALHRAFVVYKINTSPNQLVSDTGIDLPLNQHMSLIINSK is encoded by the coding sequence ATGGATAAGCACCTTATACTTCAGGTTATTCCTTTGTTTAGAGATTCCACTAACCTCACCGCAATAAAGAATTGTGTTGATTTAATTTATGGATATGGATTCAAGATCAAATCTCTGATGCTTGACCGTGAGTTTTACTCTGCTGAAATCTTCAGTTACCTTAAGGAATCTGAAATTCCTCACATAGTGCCTGTTAAGAAGAACAGTGATGAACTCAAAAGGCAGCTGAAGGGAAAGAAATCAAAATCATTTGAATATGTTATAAACGCCAAATCGAAGAATAAGCTAAAATGTAAGGTGAAAATTGTTGATCGTGTCATTTACATGAAAGGTAAAAAGGGTAAAAAAGGTGCTCTTCATCGTGCTTTTGTTGTGTACAAAATTAATACTTCCCCAAATCAATTAGTGAGCGATACAGGCATAGATTTGCCATTGAATCAACATATGTCATTAATAATAAATTCAAAGTAA
- a CDS encoding YIP1 family protein, producing the protein MFKVLSLVMSGDGEKIKGFLINPVETFRKQSGEHLGAAYRYYVVLLVLFSVLYGIVAIALDMSVFNTTIASLGSIPGMEWAAYLASFGAFAVSFDIFFIYVMFFISLFSIFISGLMLHCFVLLLGGEKGYSQTIKSMMYAYTPYLLFGWIPYVNIIVAVWMLALQVIGIRELQEMQTEHAVLVVLLPAFLVFFGFLLFGIVIATFLSGFAGMLGFA; encoded by the coding sequence ATGTTTAAAGTACTGTCATTAGTTATGTCTGGTGATGGCGAAAAAATAAAGGGGTTTTTAATAAATCCTGTGGAAACCTTCCGAAAACAGAGTGGCGAACATCTCGGTGCCGCTTACAGGTATTATGTTGTTCTTCTGGTTCTCTTCTCAGTTCTGTACGGGATTGTGGCAATTGCGCTGGATATGAGCGTATTCAATACGACCATTGCCTCGCTGGGCAGTATTCCGGGAATGGAATGGGCAGCATACCTGGCATCATTCGGGGCCTTTGCAGTATCATTTGATATATTCTTCATCTATGTGATGTTTTTCATATCTCTCTTCTCGATCTTCATATCCGGCCTTATGCTTCACTGCTTTGTGCTTCTGCTTGGAGGAGAGAAAGGATATTCACAGACGATAAAGTCAATGATGTATGCTTACACCCCGTACCTTCTTTTCGGATGGATACCCTATGTAAACATAATTGTAGCAGTCTGGATGCTTGCACTTCAGGTAATAGGTATTCGCGAACTTCAGGAGATGCAGACAGAACATGCCGTACTTGTTGTTCTGCTGCCCGCATTCCTGGTATTCTTTGGATTCCTTCTATTTGGAATTGTAATTGCAACTTTCCTTTCAGGTTTTGCAGGAATGCTGGGCTTTGCCTGA
- a CDS encoding cyclase family protein, which translates to MLIRLSYALNRHTPLYPGTDAMKLEPAKSIEKGDSSNTTLITFNGHSGTHLDAPNHFCEKKMTVSELLKPENIIEGAVCIDIRKNGDSPVIPEDIRPFRDEIRDTEALFIRTGSGDIRDADPDTYATVHPWIHPDVPDYLREICPELRFFGLDAISVAVPSFRQEGRETHRNFLCKSPEIMLIEDVNLSSPDLTGQSWRLRFYPVVFDRTDGVPVLAFAELYG; encoded by the coding sequence ATGCTGATCAGATTATCATATGCCTTAAACCGGCACACGCCCCTTTATCCGGGAACAGATGCAATGAAACTTGAGCCTGCAAAGTCCATTGAGAAGGGAGACAGTTCCAATACAACCCTCATAACCTTCAACGGTCATTCCGGGACGCATCTTGATGCACCAAACCATTTCTGTGAGAAGAAGATGACAGTCTCTGAACTGCTAAAGCCGGAAAATATAATCGAAGGTGCGGTCTGCATCGACATCCGGAAAAACGGTGACAGCCCGGTTATACCGGAGGATATCAGACCTTTCAGAGATGAGATCCGGGATACTGAAGCCCTTTTTATCAGGACAGGTTCGGGTGACATCAGGGATGCGGACCCGGACACCTATGCCACAGTTCACCCGTGGATCCATCCGGATGTCCCGGATTATCTCAGGGAAATCTGCCCTGAACTGAGATTCTTCGGCCTTGATGCAATATCGGTTGCTGTGCCATCCTTTAGGCAGGAAGGCCGCGAAACCCACAGAAATTTCCTCTGCAAATCTCCGGAGATAATGCTTATAGAAGATGTAAACCTCTCATCACCGGATCTGACAGGGCAGTCGTGGCGGCTGCGGTTTTATCCGGTTGTCTTTGACAGAACCGACGGTGTGCCGGTACTTGCATTTGCAGAGCTTTACGGGTGA
- a CDS encoding nucleotidyltransferase domain-containing protein yields the protein MDILSMFLLNPDTDKYLREIARETGDNVNSVRRELNNLEGIGLLKSLWRGKQKYYSVNKSFPLYNELKSVFMKTAGAGSMISEDLTELKGINRTFIFGSYAQGNFGPDSDIDLMVIGDVNEDLLIETISALEEKTGREINYILMTEKEYKSREKSGDPFISEVKSGKIIELEV from the coding sequence GTGGACATTCTAAGTATGTTTCTTCTTAATCCTGACACAGATAAATATCTCCGGGAAATTGCAAGAGAAACCGGTGACAATGTCAATTCGGTCAGAAGAGAACTGAATAACCTTGAAGGAATTGGATTATTAAAGAGTTTGTGGAGAGGGAAACAGAAGTACTATTCCGTTAATAAATCATTTCCACTGTACAATGAGTTAAAATCAGTATTCATGAAAACCGCCGGAGCAGGCAGCATGATCTCTGAAGATTTAACAGAATTAAAAGGAATAAACCGGACATTTATATTTGGATCATATGCACAGGGGAATTTTGGGCCCGACAGTGATATTGATCTAATGGTAATTGGTGATGTGAATGAAGATTTATTAATTGAGACCATTTCAGCGCTTGAAGAAAAAACAGGCCGTGAAATTAATTATATCCTGATGACAGAAAAAGAATATAAGTCCAGAGAGAAGTCAGGGGACCCTTTTATCTCAGAGGTTAAATCCGGAAAAATAATTGAACTGGAGGTGTGA
- a CDS encoding PAS domain S-box protein, translating to MTGENSIISLLYVDDEPMLLDVGKIYIERFGNFSVTTALDAKEGLNLSNEQNFDCIISDYQMPGMDGIEFLKHFRQNDNITPFIIFTGRGREEVVINAINNGADFYVQKGGEPKSQFTELLYKVRHAVKARSYEKELYKSEKKYRSLVEHSPNFIYSYDPDNRFKTANRSLCEFLGRSEEEIVGKTYEELGFPKETYEYLYELHEKVYRTKEAVRAESSITMPDGKTHHYKVVFVPIIDDKGTVTGIRGNSADITDKVNAERELAEKNNALLKINEDLAAAEEEIRQQLDEISKSEHALAESNQYMENLFNSSASLVLVWDNDFRITKANEAVSKLTGILENEQKDLLLDNIISPDKRCELEGKLRSLNPGEQIRGFEVQVKDSSGEVRTIHLDIADIYDHSGRKISTIAQGYDISDLLNAQNYLLQKNERLNLAYEEIAAAEEELRQQMDEIVSSRKIIEKSEKRMSDFINLLPDPTFAIDKSGEIFVWNAAMAEMYGHSAEEMVGKCNREYSELMYGYDRPTLADIILNYDEGAIKQNYRSFSYKNKRLEGSATFKDLNGEEKTLWGVATLLYNEEGEVEGAIETFRDITAIEKNRAELESRNEDLAAAEEEIRQQYDEISKAQHILTETNQYMENLFNSSASLVLVWDNDFRITKANKAVSNLTGIPEKQLIGLKADEIVSPEKMAEYFRLKEGTAKGEHVRGFKNQLKSASGEIKTIQWDIADIYDYSGRKIATTAQGQDITNILDYQERLLEKNELLSLANEEIKESEEKLRQQMAETAIARRIIQKSQQRMSDIVNLLPDPTFAIDRDGDIIIWNASMAEKYGHSAEDMIGKGKYEYSKFIYGYEKLTLADIILNNDEESIKKNYKSCTYKNGKLERSGTFRDPEGKDTTLWGIASLLYNEDGEVEGAIETFRDITESEKNRYQLEIRNEDLEAAEEEIRQQMDEIAAAHDLLSKSENLYRAIFENTGTATLIIGENNEIALANSEFERLSGYTADELKSKEWIDFIHPDDRAKVLERHRKRQKSGDAGLPKHYIFKFVNRKGDIHDICITAGYSDRTKQIVVSLNDISAINRINCALRESEEKFRLIFEESPLGKFYFGEDGIITGYNSKFADFASLPAESLGGVSASVIDNKCITSAIDEIIAGGTEKSEKECIIKTGGKKRYVRIIVAPVKGRKGSIKGGIGIVEDVTEKRKAEEEQRRFKLIFDKANYGSVIADLNGNIVYNNKYFADIHGYSPEELTGINLKNLHYEGGSLSLPEFMDKVIEAGEFGAEELWHRNKAEEKFPMLVNGVLLRDNDEIPEYIAATAIDISERKKQEESLSVANKKLKILSGITRHDILNQISALSSYIELTKDFADSPALPDYLGRMENATSTVRQQIEFTREYEELGVNEPLWMDISEMTGKPYSLNTGGIEILNECSGLMVYADQMLEKVFYNLLDNTIRYGAGADKIRLYYKQNDDGVVIFFEDNGRGVEEGKKERIFDRKFGENTGYGLFLSREILSITGITIKETGVPGKGARFEMSVPAGSFRIETVTGM from the coding sequence ATGACAGGGGAAAATTCTATAATATCATTACTTTACGTCGATGATGAGCCTATGCTCCTTGACGTTGGCAAAATTTACATTGAGAGGTTTGGTAATTTCAGTGTAACAACGGCCCTGGATGCGAAAGAAGGATTAAATCTTTCTAATGAGCAGAATTTTGACTGTATTATCTCAGATTACCAGATGCCGGGAATGGACGGCATTGAATTTTTAAAACATTTCAGGCAGAATGACAACATTACCCCCTTTATCATCTTCACCGGAAGAGGGCGTGAAGAAGTTGTTATCAATGCAATAAACAATGGCGCTGATTTCTATGTCCAGAAGGGCGGAGAGCCCAAATCCCAGTTTACAGAACTTCTGTATAAAGTCAGGCATGCTGTTAAAGCCAGAAGCTATGAGAAAGAACTGTATAAATCAGAGAAGAAGTACAGGTCCCTTGTAGAGCACTCTCCTAATTTTATATACAGCTATGACCCTGATAACCGGTTCAAAACCGCAAACAGAAGCCTCTGTGAATTCTTAGGCAGGAGTGAGGAGGAGATTGTCGGGAAAACGTATGAGGAGCTTGGTTTTCCAAAAGAGACCTATGAATACCTCTATGAACTTCATGAGAAAGTTTACCGGACAAAAGAGGCTGTGCGGGCAGAATCTTCAATAACTATGCCTGACGGAAAGACTCACCACTACAAGGTGGTCTTTGTTCCGATAATTGATGATAAAGGGACAGTAACCGGGATCAGGGGCAACAGTGCCGATATTACCGATAAAGTCAATGCAGAAAGAGAGCTTGCTGAGAAGAACAATGCTCTCTTAAAGATAAATGAGGATCTTGCAGCGGCAGAGGAAGAGATAAGGCAGCAGCTTGACGAGATTTCAAAATCAGAGCATGCCCTTGCCGAGTCAAACCAGTATATGGAAAATCTCTTCAACAGTTCTGCATCCCTGGTTCTTGTCTGGGACAATGACTTCCGGATAACAAAAGCAAATGAAGCTGTCTCAAAACTCACGGGAATTTTGGAGAATGAGCAGAAAGATCTTTTACTTGATAATATTATATCTCCGGATAAGAGATGCGAACTTGAAGGAAAATTAAGGAGTTTAAATCCCGGTGAGCAGATACGGGGTTTTGAAGTGCAGGTAAAGGATTCTTCCGGTGAGGTTCGGACAATACATCTTGATATTGCAGATATTTACGATCATTCCGGCAGGAAAATCTCTACCATTGCGCAGGGGTATGACATCTCTGATCTATTAAATGCTCAAAACTACCTCCTGCAGAAGAATGAGAGGCTCAATCTTGCCTATGAGGAGATAGCGGCTGCTGAAGAAGAACTCCGCCAGCAGATGGATGAGATTGTATCGTCCAGAAAGATAATTGAGAAATCCGAGAAGAGGATGTCTGATTTTATCAATCTCCTCCCTGACCCCACCTTTGCAATTGACAAATCCGGAGAAATCTTTGTATGGAATGCTGCAATGGCAGAGATGTACGGACATTCTGCGGAGGAGATGGTTGGGAAGTGCAACCGCGAGTACTCAGAACTGATGTACGGGTATGACCGTCCAACCCTTGCCGATATTATTCTGAACTATGATGAAGGGGCTATAAAACAGAATTACCGGTCATTTTCCTACAAAAACAAAAGACTTGAAGGTTCTGCCACTTTTAAAGATTTAAATGGTGAGGAGAAGACCCTCTGGGGTGTTGCAACTCTTCTGTACAATGAAGAGGGTGAGGTGGAGGGTGCTATTGAGACCTTCAGGGATATAACTGCAATTGAGAAGAACAGAGCTGAGCTTGAGTCCCGGAATGAGGACCTTGCAGCTGCTGAAGAGGAGATCAGGCAGCAGTATGATGAAATTTCAAAAGCCCAGCATATTCTCACTGAAACAAACCAGTATATGGAGAATCTCTTCAACAGTTCTGCATCCCTGGTTCTTGTCTGGGACAATGACTTCCGGATAACAAAAGCTAATAAAGCGGTCTCAAATCTCACCGGAATTCCGGAAAAACAGCTTATAGGGCTGAAGGCTGATGAAATCGTATCGCCGGAGAAGATGGCTGAATATTTCAGACTAAAGGAAGGTACGGCAAAAGGAGAGCACGTCAGAGGCTTTAAAAATCAGCTGAAGTCTGCCTCAGGTGAGATCAAAACTATTCAGTGGGATATAGCAGACATCTATGATTATTCCGGCAGGAAAATCGCCACTACGGCACAGGGGCAGGATATCACCAATATTCTTGACTATCAGGAACGGCTTTTGGAGAAGAATGAACTGCTCAGTCTTGCCAATGAGGAGATCAAAGAATCTGAAGAGAAACTGAGACAGCAGATGGCTGAGACTGCCATCGCCCGGAGGATTATTCAGAAATCTCAGCAGAGAATGTCTGATATTGTAAACCTCCTTCCTGATCCAACCTTTGCAATTGACAGAGACGGGGATATTATCATCTGGAATGCCTCCATGGCAGAAAAATACGGACATTCTGCCGAAGATATGATTGGCAAAGGTAAATATGAGTACTCAAAATTCATATACGGTTATGAAAAACTCACACTTGCAGATATTATCCTGAATAATGATGAAGAGTCAATTAAAAAGAATTACAAATCCTGCACATATAAAAACGGAAAACTTGAGAGATCAGGCACATTCAGAGATCCGGAAGGAAAAGATACAACGCTCTGGGGTATTGCCTCGCTTCTTTACAATGAGGACGGTGAGGTGGAGGGCGCTATTGAGACCTTCAGGGATATAACCGAGAGTGAAAAGAACAGATATCAGCTTGAAATCCGGAATGAGGATCTTGAGGCCGCTGAGGAGGAGATAAGGCAGCAGATGGACGAGATTGCCGCTGCACATGACCTGCTCTCAAAGTCTGAGAATCTCTACCGGGCAATTTTTGAAAATACCGGTACTGCTACTCTTATAATCGGGGAGAACAATGAAATTGCTCTTGCTAACAGTGAATTTGAGAGGCTGAGCGGATATACGGCAGATGAGCTTAAAAGTAAGGAATGGATCGATTTTATCCATCCGGATGACAGAGCAAAAGTGCTTGAGAGGCACAGGAAAAGGCAGAAATCAGGTGATGCAGGCCTTCCTAAGCATTATATATTTAAGTTTGTCAACCGGAAAGGCGATATACATGATATATGTATCACAGCCGGATATTCGGACAGAACAAAGCAGATTGTGGTCTCACTCAATGACATCTCTGCAATTAACCGGATAAACTGTGCCCTTCGTGAGAGTGAGGAGAAGTTCAGGCTGATATTTGAAGAATCTCCGCTTGGTAAATTCTACTTCGGTGAAGACGGGATAATTACCGGATATAACAGTAAATTTGCAGATTTTGCCTCACTCCCTGCGGAATCTTTGGGAGGGGTGAGTGCGTCTGTAATTGACAATAAATGCATAACTTCTGCCATTGATGAAATTATAGCCGGCGGTACTGAAAAATCAGAGAAGGAATGCATAATAAAAACCGGCGGTAAAAAGAGGTATGTACGTATTATAGTTGCTCCGGTTAAAGGCAGAAAAGGCAGTATTAAGGGCGGTATCGGGATTGTCGAGGATGTGACGGAGAAGAGAAAGGCCGAAGAGGAGCAGAGGAGATTTAAGTTAATCTTTGACAAGGCAAATTACGGTTCGGTCATTGCTGATCTGAATGGAAATATTGTATATAATAACAAGTATTTTGCAGATATTCATGGTTATTCTCCGGAAGAACTGACGGGCATTAACCTGAAGAATCTCCATTACGAGGGAGGTTCTCTTTCACTGCCGGAATTTATGGATAAGGTGATTGAAGCGGGTGAGTTTGGAGCTGAGGAACTCTGGCACAGGAATAAGGCGGAGGAGAAATTCCCGATGCTTGTAAATGGTGTCCTTCTAAGGGACAATGATGAAATTCCGGAGTACATCGCTGCAACTGCGATTGATATCTCAGAGAGGAAAAAACAGGAGGAGAGTCTCTCCGTTGCAAATAAGAAGCTAAAGATTTTATCCGGAATTACCCGTCATGATATTTTAAACCAGATATCTGCTTTAAGCAGTTATATTGAACTTACTAAGGATTTTGCAGATTCTCCTGCTTTGCCGGATTATCTGGGCCGTATGGAAAATGCTACCTCAACTGTAAGGCAGCAGATAGAATTTACACGCGAGTATGAGGAACTTGGTGTGAACGAACCTCTCTGGATGGATATTTCTGAGATGACAGGTAAGCCATACAGCTTAAACACCGGTGGGATTGAGATTCTCAATGAGTGCAGCGGACTGATGGTATATGCCGATCAGATGCTTGAGAAGGTCTTTTACAACCTTTTAGACAATACTATCCGTTATGGTGCCGGTGCAGATAAGATTCGGCTGTACTATAAGCAGAATGATGACGGGGTGGTAATATTTTTTGAGGACAATGGGCGTGGCGTTGAGGAAGGTAAAAAGGAGAGGATTTTTGACCGGAAGTTTGGTGAGAATACAGGTTACGGGCTTTTCCTGAGCAGGGAAATTCTCTCAATTACCGGCATAACTATTAAGGAGACCGGAGTTCCAGGCAAAGGGGCCAGATTTGAGATGTCGGTTCCTGCCGGCAGTTTCAGGATTGAAACTGTCACAGGGATGTAG
- a CDS encoding class I SAM-dependent methyltransferase, producing MTDSKKRFDKKGSGNMNNIAKTVFAPIYPVIVDNIIRRFGINEGICIDLGSGPASLSIAVAEKTDLDVIAFDYSEDMQEAASKNIIEAGLEGRITLTCGDVHDMPFGDDYADLIISRGSMFFWDDIHTAFKEIYRILKPGGKTYIGGGFGNKELFESVSAEMIRKNPEWEEFSRKNMSDENIKRFKDMLVDIGVPDYDIIHGDEGFWVVISKKTSGALP from the coding sequence ATGACTGACAGTAAGAAAAGATTTGATAAAAAAGGTTCAGGAAATATGAATAATATCGCCAAAACTGTATTTGCACCGATATATCCGGTAATTGTGGATAATATTATCAGAAGATTTGGAATAAATGAAGGTATATGTATTGATCTTGGAAGCGGTCCTGCATCGCTTTCCATTGCAGTTGCAGAAAAAACTGATCTGGATGTTATAGCTTTTGATTATTCTGAGGATATGCAGGAAGCAGCGTCAAAAAATATCATAGAAGCAGGGCTTGAAGGGAGAATAACACTGACCTGTGGGGATGTTCATGATATGCCGTTTGGTGATGATTATGCAGATCTTATAATAAGTCGTGGTTCAATGTTCTTCTGGGATGATATTCATACGGCATTTAAGGAGATTTACCGCATATTAAAACCTGGCGGAAAGACTTATATCGGTGGCGGGTTTGGGAATAAAGAGCTTTTTGAGAGTGTTTCAGCCGAAATGATACGCAAAAATCCCGAATGGGAGGAATTTTCACGGAAAAATATGTCTGATGAAAATATAAAGCGTTTTAAGGATATGCTTGTTGATATAGGGGTGCCGGATTATGATATTATTCACGGGGATGAGGGATTCTGGGTTGTTATATCCAAAAAAACTTCCGGAGCACTGCCATGA
- a CDS encoding sulfite exporter TauE/SafE family protein, with amino-acid sequence MEMELIYILILLFTGIIVGFASGLLGVGGGFIMVPVQYWVLTSMGYDPQISILVTFGTNLAVVLPTALSGAYGHCKRGVVVWNAAFTMGIAGLFGAVIGGYAATMIPADLLRGIFGAVIIISAVRMLTARTPKVDKPIVDNTYIYLICGILTGMLSGIIGIGGGVVLIPVMVYLLHFRIHYAVGTSTALMVFAAFGGTISYIINGLSVTGLPPYSVGYVNLLQWVLLAVPAIIMAQAGVRAAHRLPAKQLKYVFIAVMVYMGLKMAGVFSFLGLPF; translated from the coding sequence ATGGAAATGGAATTAATTTACATACTTATACTTCTCTTCACCGGAATTATAGTCGGTTTTGCCAGCGGTCTTTTGGGTGTTGGCGGCGGGTTCATTATGGTTCCGGTGCAGTACTGGGTCTTAACATCGATGGGTTATGACCCTCAGATCTCAATTCTGGTTACATTCGGGACTAATCTTGCGGTTGTGCTGCCGACTGCTCTTTCCGGTGCATATGGACACTGCAAAAGGGGAGTTGTCGTCTGGAATGCGGCATTTACCATGGGTATTGCAGGATTATTTGGTGCAGTTATTGGTGGTTATGCAGCAACTATGATTCCGGCAGATCTGCTCAGAGGTATATTTGGCGCTGTAATAATTATCAGTGCAGTAAGAATGCTGACCGCCAGAACACCCAAAGTGGATAAACCCATTGTGGATAACACCTATATATACCTGATCTGTGGAATCCTGACAGGTATGCTGTCCGGAATTATCGGTATAGGCGGGGGTGTTGTACTTATTCCGGTGATGGTATATCTGCTTCATTTCAGGATTCACTATGCTGTCGGCACTTCTACGGCACTTATGGTATTTGCGGCATTTGGCGGAACCATTTCATATATTATAAACGGACTTTCGGTTACAGGACTGCCTCCCTATTCTGTTGGCTATGTAAACCTTCTTCAGTGGGTTCTTCTTGCAGTGCCGGCTATTATTATGGCGCAGGCAGGTGTCCGGGCTGCACACAGACTTCCGGCAAAGCAGCTTAAATATGTCTTCATTGCTGTCATGGTCTATATGGGGCTTAAGATGGCAGGAGTTTTTTCATTCCTGGGGCTGCCATTTTAA
- a CDS encoding sulfite exporter TauE/SafE family protein translates to MELIYILALLFTGIIVGFAGGLLGVGGCFIMIPVQYWVLTSMGYDPQISILVAFGTNLAVVLPTAVSGAYGHNKKGAVMWNAAVTMGIAGFFGAIVGGYIATLIPGDYLKVIFGVVILLSAVRMLTAKPPKLDKSPVDNTLTFLLWGIPVGLLSGIIGIGGGVVLIPVMVLALHFKMHSAVGTSTALMAFTALGGTIAYIINGFGVIGLPEYSLGYVNILQWALLAVTSVIMAQVGVRVAHKLPAKQLKYVFIAVMIYMGLKMAGVFTFLGLPI, encoded by the coding sequence ATGGAATTAATATACATACTTGCACTTCTCTTCACCGGAATTATAGTCGGGTTTGCCGGCGGACTATTGGGAGTCGGCGGATGCTTCATTATGATTCCGGTGCAGTACTGGGTTTTGACATCAATGGGTTATGACCCTCAGATCTCAATACTTGTGGCATTCGGGACAAACCTTGCAGTTGTGCTGCCGACTGCTGTTTCCGGTGCATACGGCCATAACAAAAAAGGTGCTGTTATGTGGAATGCCGCAGTCACAATGGGTATTGCCGGATTTTTTGGTGCAATTGTCGGTGGGTATATCGCAACCCTGATTCCGGGTGATTACCTGAAAGTTATCTTTGGTGTTGTAATACTTCTCAGTGCTGTAAGAATGCTCACCGCAAAACCGCCAAAGTTAGATAAAAGTCCGGTGGACAACACCCTCACATTTCTCCTGTGGGGAATACCGGTTGGGCTTTTATCCGGAATTATCGGTATAGGCGGAGGTGTTGTGCTTATTCCTGTAATGGTGCTTGCCCTTCACTTTAAGATGCACAGTGCTGTCGGTACATCAACTGCCCTTATGGCATTTACCGCACTTGGCGGAACAATTGCATACATAATAAACGGGTTTGGAGTTATTGGGCTTCCGGAATATTCCTTAGGTTATGTAAATATCCTTCAGTGGGCCCTTCTTGCGGTAACAAGTGTTATTATGGCACAGGTGGGTGTCCGGGTTGCACATAAACTGCCTGCAAAGCAGCTTAAATATGTATTTATAGCTGTGATGATCTATATGGGGCTTAAAATGGCAGGAGTTTTTACGTTCCTCGGACTGCCGATATAA